A region from the Salidesulfovibrio onnuriiensis genome encodes:
- a CDS encoding RHS repeat domain-containing protein has protein sequence MSHTGFREEGGCGPYCCEVRRDDQGRIVARREHVDGMCREYEYIYDEAGRLYNVRRDGVGVEQYLYDRQGRRRSDFNSLREGLSRGFFYSDDDRLLRAGDMHYHHDGLGFRFARSAENWTWRYWYSPDYRLVRVNLPEGGCVEYSHDEDGQRILKTVNGRQDERYQWHDKTTLAAYHDGMSWSEFEYGRERMPHAMYRGGKRYSLHYDQVGTLRVVADAMGNVIKRMEYDSFGNILEDTNPSFKMPFGFAGGLHDRDTGLVRFGWRDYDPDTGRWTAKDPIGYAGGDSDLYGYCLDDPINGYDPMGLFNFGEFASSLFGNGNSSSVTPYDIGSPGGAISEWKDAVNPAGQWTPQGVEVAANGRNREKIIDGMIPPLLHKKGHPSRDWADGVLKEELGHLGKNMLGLGAPPIVGGFQEMGKEGSFKDYCKGYLKGTFPYVDPDSVNTVLYELTDGRVERMKPHMRRYSYKPKGQ, from the coding sequence ATGTCTCATACCGGATTCAGGGAAGAGGGCGGCTGCGGCCCCTATTGCTGCGAGGTCAGGCGCGACGACCAGGGACGCATCGTTGCCAGGCGCGAGCATGTGGACGGCATGTGCCGTGAATACGAATACATCTACGACGAAGCGGGCAGGCTTTACAATGTCCGGCGCGACGGCGTGGGCGTGGAGCAGTATCTTTATGACCGGCAGGGCCGCCGCAGGAGCGATTTCAACTCCCTGCGCGAAGGCCTTTCCCGGGGTTTCTTCTATTCGGACGATGACCGGCTGCTGCGCGCGGGCGACATGCATTACCATCATGACGGCCTGGGCTTCCGGTTTGCCAGAAGCGCGGAGAACTGGACTTGGCGCTACTGGTACAGCCCGGATTACCGGCTGGTGCGCGTGAATCTGCCCGAGGGCGGATGCGTGGAATACAGTCATGACGAGGACGGCCAGCGCATCCTCAAGACCGTGAACGGCAGGCAGGACGAACGCTACCAGTGGCACGACAAGACCACCCTGGCGGCCTACCATGACGGCATGTCCTGGTCCGAATTCGAGTACGGCCGGGAACGCATGCCCCACGCCATGTACCGGGGCGGCAAGCGCTATTCCCTGCATTACGACCAGGTGGGCACCCTGCGTGTCGTAGCCGACGCCATGGGCAACGTGATCAAGCGCATGGAATACGATTCCTTCGGCAACATCCTGGAGGACACCAACCCGTCCTTCAAGATGCCGTTCGGGTTCGCGGGCGGCCTGCACGACCGCGACACCGGACTGGTGCGCTTCGGCTGGCGCGATTACGACCCGGACACGGGCCGCTGGACCGCCAAGGACCCCATCGGCTATGCGGGCGGCGACAGCGATTTGTACGGCTATTGCCTGGACGATCCGATTAATGGTTATGACCCGATGGGGCTTTTTAATTTTGGAGAGTTTGCTTCTTCGTTGTTTGGAAACGGGAATAGTTCTTCTGTAACGCCTTACGACATCGGCAGTCCCGGTGGAGCGATTTCCGAATGGAAGGATGCTGTGAACCCGGCTGGGCAGTGGACACCTCAAGGGGTTGAGGTCGCCGCAAACGGCAGGAACAGGGAAAAGATCATAGATGGGATGATTCCTCCTTTGCTTCATAAAAAAGGGCACCCGAGTAGAGATTGGGCTGATGGGGTACTGAAGGAGGAATTGGGGCACTTGGGGAAAAATATGCTTGGCCTGGGGGCTCCTCCCATTGTTGGCGGTTTTCAAGAAATGGGGAAAGAGGGATCATTTAAAGATTATTGCAAAGGTTATCTTAAAGGAACATTCCCCTACGTTGATCCTGATTCTGTGAATACTGTTCTTTATGAATTGACAGATGGTCGGGTGGAAAGGATGAAACCTCATATGAGAAGATATTCATATAAACCGAAGGGGCAATAA
- a CDS encoding M24 family metallopeptidase has translation MEQKIFEQRRENLKRKLADKKLPALLVSHAANRYYLSGFELHDGQCNESSGWLVITADGDDYLFTDPRFTDAAKLHWNEDGIVIYSDKKHQTVGEFLKGKGVATLGFDPEVTSLYDHEGLRPFVELTSQRGIVEELRLHKDEEEIRRMDASIALNHKIMDEIRQYLVPGVTEKEIAWQIEKMFKDNGAEEMAFSSIVGVGPNAALPHAIPGETKLREGELVLIDTGCRLNDYNSDQTRTFWVGDNPSERFQQVLEWVQGAQQAAIDIMRPGVSLYAPWKASWDYFDKLGVAEYFTHGLGHGVGLETHEPPRMSRVAKGVMEPGMIITVEPGLYWPDWGGIRWEHEVLITEDGCRVL, from the coding sequence ATGGAACAGAAAATCTTCGAACAGAGACGCGAAAACCTGAAACGCAAACTCGCCGACAAAAAACTGCCCGCCCTGCTCGTTTCGCACGCGGCCAACCGCTACTACCTGAGCGGCTTCGAGCTGCACGACGGCCAGTGCAACGAATCCTCTGGCTGGCTGGTCATCACTGCGGACGGCGACGACTACCTGTTCACGGACCCCCGCTTCACGGACGCCGCCAAGCTCCACTGGAACGAGGACGGCATCGTCATCTACTCCGACAAGAAGCATCAGACCGTGGGCGAATTCCTCAAGGGCAAGGGCGTCGCGACCCTGGGCTTCGACCCCGAAGTCACCAGCCTCTACGACCACGAGGGTCTCAGGCCGTTCGTGGAGCTCACCAGCCAGCGCGGAATCGTGGAGGAGCTGCGGCTGCACAAGGACGAAGAGGAAATCCGGCGCATGGATGCCTCCATAGCCCTGAACCACAAGATCATGGACGAAATCCGCCAGTACCTCGTTCCCGGCGTCACGGAAAAGGAGATCGCCTGGCAGATCGAAAAAATGTTCAAGGACAACGGCGCCGAGGAAATGGCCTTTTCCTCCATCGTGGGCGTGGGCCCCAACGCGGCCCTGCCGCACGCCATCCCCGGCGAAACCAAGCTGCGCGAGGGCGAGCTGGTGCTCATCGACACAGGCTGCCGCCTCAACGACTACAACTCGGACCAGACCCGCACCTTCTGGGTGGGCGACAATCCGTCCGAGCGGTTCCAGCAGGTGCTGGAATGGGTGCAGGGTGCGCAGCAGGCCGCCATCGACATCATGCGGCCCGGCGTTTCGCTCTACGCCCCGTGGAAGGCGTCCTGGGACTACTTCGACAAGCTGGGCGTGGCCGAATACTTCACCCACGGCCTGGGGCACGGCGTGGGCCTGGAAACACACGAGCCGCCGCGCATGTCGCGGGTGGCCAAGGGCGTCATGGAGCCGGGCATGATCATCACCGTGGAGCCAGGCCTGTACTGGCCCGACTGGGGCGGCATCCGCTGGGAGCACGAGGTGCTCATCACCGAAGACGGCTGCCGCGTCCTGTAG
- a CDS encoding protoporphyrinogen/coproporphyrinogen oxidase: MKTKYLIIGAGPTGLGAAHRLRELGEESFLVLERHGHVGGLAASFRDEAGFTWDIGGHVVFSHYKYFDDLMDGLLGDERLEHERESWVRACSTWVPYPFQNNIRFLPKDVRWKCVQGLLPENRPSKQPENFGEWIDYVFGSGIAETFMRPYNFKVWATPPERMQYSWIGERVSVIDLKNVLENLILEKDDVAWGPNNTFKFPLYGGTGEIFRRLAARVEDSIRLNQDVVAVDWDRKRVTTAQGLEVEYEFLLSTAPLDLLAGKWLAQKDDAMVNAASDFTRNGVYVAGVGLDTRSHEANSRCWMYFPESDSPFYRVTNFHNYSPNNVARPGEQLAFMCETSFSEHKPEKLGELMDRTIQGLVNTSMLDRNRASDLATTWDITVDYGYPVPCLKRDSALQAIQPRLEDKGIYSRGRFGGWKYEVANMDHSVMQGVEWAQRMITGEPETTYSWG, from the coding sequence GTGAAAACGAAATATCTGATCATCGGGGCGGGACCCACGGGCCTCGGCGCGGCCCACCGGCTCCGGGAGCTGGGCGAGGAATCCTTTCTCGTACTGGAACGCCACGGCCACGTGGGCGGCCTTGCCGCCAGCTTCCGCGACGAGGCCGGGTTCACCTGGGACATCGGCGGTCACGTGGTCTTCTCCCATTACAAATATTTCGACGACCTCATGGACGGCCTGCTCGGCGACGAGCGGCTGGAACACGAGCGCGAATCCTGGGTCCGGGCCTGCTCCACCTGGGTGCCCTACCCATTCCAGAACAACATCCGCTTCCTGCCCAAGGACGTCCGCTGGAAATGCGTGCAGGGGCTCCTGCCGGAAAACCGGCCCTCGAAGCAGCCGGAGAACTTCGGCGAATGGATCGACTACGTGTTCGGCTCCGGCATTGCCGAGACCTTCATGCGGCCCTACAACTTCAAGGTCTGGGCCACCCCGCCCGAGCGCATGCAGTACTCCTGGATCGGCGAACGGGTCAGCGTCATCGACCTGAAAAACGTCCTGGAAAACCTGATCCTGGAAAAAGACGACGTGGCCTGGGGGCCAAACAACACCTTCAAGTTCCCCTTGTACGGGGGCACGGGAGAAATCTTCCGCAGGCTGGCCGCCCGGGTGGAGGATTCCATCCGTCTGAATCAGGATGTGGTTGCCGTGGACTGGGACAGGAAGCGCGTGACCACGGCCCAGGGCCTGGAGGTGGAGTACGAGTTCCTGCTCAGCACCGCGCCCCTGGACCTGCTGGCCGGGAAGTGGCTGGCGCAGAAGGACGACGCCATGGTCAACGCGGCCTCGGACTTCACCCGCAACGGCGTGTACGTGGCCGGCGTGGGGCTCGACACCCGCAGCCACGAGGCAAATTCCCGCTGCTGGATGTATTTTCCGGAAAGCGATTCCCCCTTCTACCGGGTGACCAATTTCCACAACTACTCGCCCAACAACGTGGCCCGGCCCGGCGAGCAACTCGCGTTCATGTGCGAGACATCCTTTTCCGAACACAAGCCGGAAAAACTCGGCGAACTCATGGACCGCACCATACAGGGTCTGGTAAACACCTCCATGCTGGACAGGAACCGCGCGAGCGACCTGGCCACTACCTGGGACATCACCGTGGACTATGGCTATCCCGTGCCCTGCCTCAAGAGGGATAGTGCCCTTCAAGCCATTCAGCCGCGGTTGGAAGATAAGGGGATTTATTCCCGAGGCCGATTCGGCGGCTGGAAGTACGAAGTGGCCAACATGGACCATTCGGTCATGCAGGGCGTGGAGTGGGCCCAGCGCATGATCACAGGCGAACCTGAAACAACCTATTCATGGGGCTAG